A segment of the Ammospiza caudacuta isolate bAmmCau1 chromosome 2, bAmmCau1.pri, whole genome shotgun sequence genome:
GATACAGGACACTATCATGGCTACCTCAAATTTCCAGGCTCTGGAGCATAGGACCAGtccttctcttcccttgtccccagggtgggGTGTTGTTCCTTCCAGTATTGCAAGGAATCTCTATCcctttatattttctttcttttccccttcttttttaaACAGGGGTGTAAATGTTACAACTAGACAAATATCTTAGCAGAAAATGTTGAAATTAGGATTAATGTTTTTCATGAAGTAGATCATCCCTAGCATTTTGTGACACTGAAATACACTCAGTTGGATTGGTCTGGGGAGTTGTTTACTAAACCACAATGTAGATGAGGTGACAGCAGataaaacttttttcctttatttctgcaTGGGAGAAAGGCCGTTCCATGGGCTCAcgagctgctgcctctgtgatACGTCAGCTGAGCCagggtgatgatgatgatgatgatgatggctTCCTTCAAGGTCTCGTGTGTTTATCTTACCCATTGCATCGACCAAAACTGCAGTCCAAGCTCCGGGATGAGGATTTGTTACTGATCACACGTCCAGTGCTGTTTGTCTCGGGATCAGCAGATGAGATGTGTGAAAAAGTGAGTACCCTTGTAAATCCTGCTGTGAAAGGCCAGTCTGGAGGAGCAGCAATGGGCCTCAGTGATGCCTGTATTTCACCTGAGTAACAGCCTTGCCTAAATAGGTGTCTTCTGAAGGAAGCCTTGGGTAGAAAACTTCATCAGACACAAGGAAGCCTGGCAGGGCTTCCTTTTGCTGCTTAAAATGTAATGGACCATGCTTGATCTTCCACTTTAGCAAGTTCAACTTTGGGTCACTGAAATACCCCCGATTTAAATGGTTTCAATAGAAGTGCATAAATTTAAAGTGGTCTATGGAAGTAGTGAGTTATTTGCTATTTTGTTTTAACCATTTCAAGTTATAAAACCTGTGTGGTGCCACCAATGTCACATTGGTCACATTTTCATGGCAAATTCTTCTAGCAAAGCAGTTTTACCCCCAAGTCAGGTTTCTGTGGTCAAAAGTGATAGTTTTGTAGAGATGAAGAGCAGGTGTAGGGAGGGAGGGAAACAGTGCTTTTCTGGCATGTTTCCTTGCAAGCAGGTATCTGTTGTTCTTGAACAGGCCAGTGTGAATTTGGGGCTATGTGCAATTGGCATTTTCCATGCTTGGACAGTTTCTAAGGAGTCATAATGCTTTTGTGAGGATTTGTTGCCAAAATAAGTCAGGCCAGTGACCAGCAGATCCTTGGAGTGCCCTTTAAGGGGGAATCTCTGACTTTGTGAGCTGGTTCTTAGATCTGTTTGCTGAGAAATTTCAACAGTGTCAAAGCTAGTCCCTAAGGAATTATATTGCTATTCAGCCTCTGCAGACAAATCTGACTTCAATTCTATCATTTTATTGCCAGCACTACCCTCTGACAGTAAAAATGGACTCCTTTGAAGTTTAATTTTCTGCTATTCTCTGTTTCAGTAAGGGTGAAGCTTTGAGCAGATCCCACTATTCATATCCTGAACAGAGAATACATCCCATTTTCCTAGCAAGGTGTTTTTCATGTGCACACAAATCCATCTATCTGTTTTTTAGGAGCTGCCTATTTTGCATTACACAGGCAAAGCAAGAGACATCTAGGAGTTCCAGAGTTTGTAGCAGCCAATTCTCTAATATCTGCATTCTTGTTTTCTCCATAGCAATTGCTAGAAGGTGTGGTGAGCAAAATGAAAGCccctaaaaaaatccattgGATTGATAAAGCAAACCATGGGATGGCAGTCAAAGGACGAACAGCAGATGATGTCATGGAAGAAGTAAATGCACAGGTTTTTTCTTGGCTTAGAGAGAATGTTCAACTGcagcaaaaataatttgcagtgtTTGAGCAGTATCTTCATTTAGTTTTTCCTAAATGTGGCAAATAAggggtttgttattttttagaggcatatttttttaaaaaactgatgTTTTCAGAGGTCTAAGTGCAAATGCAAATAAAGCTTTGtatgaatgaaaagaaaatgcaaactaATAAAGAACTTCCAGAAGTACAGAAAATATATCATAGTAGCATTGTTCTCTGTGTTTCTATGCAAATATCCATATACAACACTTGGGAATGCAGAAGATTAAGAAATGCTTTTGACTAATATTTGAAGTAATGTActggaaaaaaatctacttCAACAGACATCTTTAGTGTTCCTCAATTTCTGAGTATCTTACTGATGCTGTACTCATTGGCAATTAAAACCTACTGATTTTAGGGTTCTGCCAGCACACCCCCTGAGGCTGGCAAGCCTGGTGTACTACTTTGCCTTGATGCTGTGTGCTGGCCTTCCCAGGTGCTTCCAAATCTGTGAGGCAGGGAGAGGAATCTCTGGTTGGTCACAGTGTCTGCCACCTTAGGGAGCCAGATTCTGCCTCTGTGGGGAGGAGGTaatgcaggcacagctgggtgtGTGGAGCAAAGAACATGGTTCAGTTTTGAGGAGGCCCCTTCACCAGTGTCCTTTGTGTAAAGGACTGATCACAGAGACCCTCTGATAAATAAACACTGATAGACAAATTGTGTTTAGTGATGGAGGAACTCCTGGAGCAGGAACCAGTTGTGCATCCATTGTGACAGGAGGATCTCAGGTCCCTGCCTGAGCTCTGACACTGGAGAGTGGATTAAACACTCTGTGTGtactggcagctgcagcctttGTCATTATGGGCTGTGAGTAACCTGTTGGTATAACCGAGCCTACAGCAATATTGGAATTGTGGTTTTCCTGCAGGTTAACAAGATTTATTATGAACCCCACAGCATTGGGGGGAATTTGAGATTCTCTCAGAAGGAGCACAGTTATGGTCTGAAAAAAGAAGCCTTTGGTTGGAGGGATAGATAGAGAGGGAGGGAAGATTTATAATTCTCATCTGCCCTTCTTTGCAGAACAGTTTCAGGATTGTGGAAAGACTTACTGTATACAAGCATGAGTAAAAAGTATCTGCATTTCCAAGGTAACTCAGGACAGGAACACATGACTGATACAAACatggtttttatttaaaaaaaattataaaaatgtgtttgaatAAGGCTCTCCCACCACTGCATGATTAAAAGGAAATCAGAGGTGCTTTGATTTCTTCCATATGCAGATCATGAAATGGTAAACTTTAAAATATCCACTGACATTTTCTGCAGGCATACTAAcccagattttctttctttctttaagaaGACAGTCTGAATTTAGGTAAATactgcaaaaaaattatttacttctgTCAGAGTTCATCTTTGGCCTGCAgtcaaaaaagaagaaacatgtTTCAGTTAACTGGAAGCCTATTTTTCACTGTCTAGTCCTCTAGTCCTGCAAATACATCAAGAAGTGTTTCTAAGTTGGATAGGTGTTAATGGCCTGGCCTGATAACTGATACTGTGGGGCACtaagcagccctgctccagcagggctcagcaggaaCTGAAGACACTCAGCACTTTACATTTAACCCTGCATGGACTGTACCTTCTTTCGGTGGCAAGTGCATGGGAAAAGGTCATCATCAGGCTGCTGCACCTTCTCCATCCCATCTCTGATTTTTGGTTCACTCACTTGCAAGCTGGCAtattcctaattttaaaaaaaggaaggtATCATTAATCCATACATTTTTTAGATTGTACATGTATTTGGTGCCAATATTGCACCAAATCAGCTGAGCAGTTCTGTATGAACTCTGGGGCTACACAATCTGTTCCTGCAGACTGTCACAGGCAGGGTGAGGGAACACTCAGCTGCAGACAGGAGCCCCTTTGAGTGCCTCCCTGGAGTTCAGTATCTCGGTGCTAATGCACAGATATTTTCAGCTGTGGTTCACAGGGTGTGCGTCTGATGTGGAATTCTTTGATCATTGTGGGCTACATATTCTGGCAGATTAGATCAAGATTTATGGGATCCCACTGCCTCTCAAACAGCCAGCATAGTCTTAAGGGGTTTCATAGCATATAATTGAATACAATGTTTGTAAAAACCAAAT
Coding sequences within it:
- the TEX30 gene encoding testis-expressed protein 30 isoform X2, yielding MNFPHLVSLAAYLASHGVLCLRFTCKGLNVAYRAKAFKAVVEYLKLCDDYKLSGVFLAGRSMGSRAAASVIRQLSQGDDDDDDDGFLQGLVCLSYPLHRPKLQSKLRDEDLLLITRPVLFVSGSADEMCEKQLLEGVVSKMKAPKKIHWIDKANHGMAVKGRTADDVMEEVNAQVFSWLRENVQLQQK
- the TEX30 gene encoding testis-expressed protein 30 isoform X1 is translated as MSGRAEVKVKIPFGNKYLDAIFSVPEKKPTYGVILTHGAGGDMNFPHLVSLAAYLASHGVLCLRFTCKGLNVAYRAKAFKAVVEYLKLCDDYKLSGVFLAGRSMGSRAAASVIRQLSQGDDDDDDDGFLQGLVCLSYPLHRPKLQSKLRDEDLLLITRPVLFVSGSADEMCEKQLLEGVVSKMKAPKKIHWIDKANHGMAVKGRTADDVMEEVNAQVFSWLRENVQLQQK